In a genomic window of Aeromonas veronii:
- the dnaN gene encoding DNA polymerase III subunit beta, translating into MQLEISREALLRPLQLVSGALGGRPTLPILGNVLLDVSNGLLSLTGTDLEVEMIGQVYLNGASEDGRTTVPARKLLDICRGLPEGAEIRLNTEGERLIIRSGRSRFNLSTLPATEYPNIEDWESVLEFDISQLELKKLIDATQFSMASQDVRYYLNGMLFESEGHGLRTVATDGHRLATCRREVVGESLPDHQVILPRKGVLELVRLLEAEDKPVRLQIGRSNLRAALDGFIFTSKLVDGRFPDWRRVIPRNSDKALIAGREDLRQAFARAAILSNEKFRGVRLNLQENLLRITANNPEQEEAEELLDVQYAAGEMEIGFNVSYVLDVLNTLKCDQIRISLSDSISSAIIEDFEHQDAQYVVMPMRI; encoded by the coding sequence ATGCAGCTCGAAATTAGCCGTGAGGCCCTGTTACGTCCTCTGCAACTGGTGTCCGGCGCCCTCGGCGGCCGACCGACCCTGCCGATCCTCGGCAACGTGCTGCTTGATGTCAGCAACGGTCTGCTGTCACTGACCGGTACCGATCTCGAAGTAGAGATGATCGGTCAGGTCTATCTGAACGGGGCCAGCGAAGATGGCCGCACCACAGTTCCGGCGCGCAAGCTGCTGGATATCTGCCGTGGTCTGCCGGAAGGCGCCGAGATCCGTCTCAATACCGAAGGTGAGCGCCTGATCATCCGGTCCGGTCGCTCCCGCTTCAACCTCTCGACCCTGCCGGCAACCGAGTATCCGAACATCGAGGATTGGGAATCCGTGCTCGAGTTCGATATCAGCCAGCTGGAGCTGAAGAAGCTGATCGATGCGACCCAGTTCTCCATGGCCAGCCAGGACGTGCGTTACTACCTGAACGGCATGCTGTTCGAGAGCGAAGGTCACGGTCTGCGCACCGTGGCGACCGACGGTCACCGTCTGGCCACCTGCCGCCGCGAGGTAGTAGGGGAATCGCTGCCCGATCATCAGGTTATCCTGCCGCGTAAAGGGGTACTGGAGCTGGTGCGTCTGCTGGAAGCGGAGGACAAGCCGGTACGTCTGCAGATCGGTCGCAGCAACCTGCGTGCTGCCCTCGATGGCTTCATCTTCACCTCCAAGCTGGTGGATGGCCGCTTCCCGGACTGGCGCCGCGTCATTCCGCGCAACAGCGACAAAGCCCTGATCGCCGGTCGTGAGGATCTGCGTCAGGCGTTTGCCCGTGCCGCCATCCTCTCCAACGAGAAATTCCGTGGAGTGCGTCTCAATCTGCAGGAAAACCTGCTGCGCATCACCGCCAACAACCCGGAACAGGAAGAAGCCGAAGAGCTGCTTGACGTACAATATGCCGCTGGCGAGATGGAGATCGGCTTTAACGTCTCTTATGTGCTCGACGTGCTGAATACGTTAAAATGTGACCAAATTCGGATTAGCCTGAGCGATTCCATCAGCAGTGCCATTATTGAGGATTTTGAACATCAGGATGCTCAGTACGTGGTGATGCCGATGCGGATCTAG
- the recF gene encoding DNA replication/repair protein RecF produces the protein MSLVKLQLSDFRNIQQASLKLSPGLNILVGCNGSGKTSVLEAIHYLGLGRSFRTHLTGRVIRQGERAFTLFAQCELEGRQVPIGLAKDKSGETQLKIAGAQAQRLADLAELLPVQLIHPDGFNLLTGGPQARRAWLDWGVFHQEPTFFALWGRVRRLLKQRNALLRQSTQYRQLAFWDQELVRLGGELAEFRASYCQAITPLIKEMTADFLPEFDISLGFYRGWEKDTPLGDLLEAGFERDRALGYTGVGPQKADVRLKANGVPAQDILSRGQLKLLVCAMRLAQGLYLNQHSSRGCIFLIDDFASELDVDKRRLLAARLKQCASQVFITAIDTGQLADMMDANDCKLFHVEQGKISETLEKAESKL, from the coding sequence GTGTCCCTGGTCAAACTCCAGCTCAGCGACTTTCGCAATATCCAGCAAGCCAGTCTCAAGCTGTCGCCCGGCCTCAACATTCTGGTCGGGTGCAATGGCAGCGGCAAGACCAGCGTGCTGGAAGCCATTCACTACCTTGGTCTGGGGCGCTCCTTTCGCACTCATTTGACCGGGCGGGTCATCCGCCAGGGGGAGAGGGCCTTTACCCTGTTTGCCCAGTGCGAGTTGGAGGGGCGTCAGGTACCGATCGGTCTTGCCAAAGACAAGAGTGGCGAGACCCAGCTCAAAATTGCCGGGGCGCAGGCCCAGCGGCTGGCCGATTTGGCGGAGCTGTTGCCGGTGCAGTTGATCCATCCCGATGGCTTCAACCTGCTGACGGGCGGGCCTCAGGCTCGCCGCGCCTGGCTCGATTGGGGTGTTTTCCATCAGGAGCCGACCTTCTTTGCCCTCTGGGGGCGAGTGCGGCGGCTGCTGAAACAGCGCAATGCGCTGTTGCGCCAGAGCACCCAGTACCGCCAGCTGGCATTCTGGGATCAGGAGTTGGTGCGGCTGGGGGGTGAGCTGGCCGAGTTTCGCGCCAGTTATTGTCAGGCCATTACGCCCCTGATCAAGGAGATGACGGCGGATTTTCTGCCGGAATTCGATATCAGTCTCGGCTTTTACCGGGGCTGGGAGAAAGATACTCCCCTCGGCGATCTGCTGGAGGCGGGGTTTGAGCGGGATCGGGCGCTGGGCTATACCGGTGTCGGTCCACAGAAAGCCGATGTGCGCCTCAAGGCGAACGGGGTACCCGCTCAGGATATTTTGTCCCGGGGTCAGCTGAAGTTGCTGGTCTGCGCCATGCGACTGGCCCAAGGGCTCTATTTGAATCAACATAGCAGCCGTGGCTGTATTTTTTTAATTGACGATTTTGCCTCTGAACTGGATGTCGACAAGCGCCGCTTGCTGGCCGCAAGGCTGAAGCAGTGTGCGTCCCAGGTGTTTATCACCGCCATCGACACCGGTCAGCTCGCAGACATGATGGATGCGAATGACTGCAAGTTGTTCCACGTGGAACAGGGTAAAATCTCCGAAACGTTAGAGAAGGCAGAGAGTAAGCTATGA